In one Myxosarcina sp. GI1 genomic region, the following are encoded:
- a CDS encoding hybrid sensor histidine kinase/response regulator, whose translation MIIEDDELRDLYKTSSSEHLQKLEAELMQLEKNPQDTAALEEFLREAHTLKGDSRMLGLNDIEMLVHQLEDCLTQVKQGARAIDSQLCDRLYQGLDAIDKLATEAVTGKAANVNTFEVLAALIEAESYAANSDELVSSEPDFGGDSNTKDALFDDSNLFADDEELFNEADCGLESSDDSPILELSSVEKTSLVSTSTAEPTIAAVADRELQIDSIRVEPRKLDILMTQASELAVAKLRVSRQTFEIEKIFTLWEEWEQNARRDRQKLARIEKSLTREQLLPIQHLFQKTQERFEYFGNLIESLKLRADEDVASLSIIAEQLEAGIQNLRLLPLSTVFNIFNRMVRDLAKQQQKQIDFIVEGADTKADKQILEAIKDPLLHLIRNAIDHGIETPQERERKGKAPTATLRLQGKRTGNSIVIEVSDDGRGLDLDSIKKTALRKGIHTEAELAAMSEERVRSLIFASGFSTRTKVSELSGRGVGLDVVRANIEKLKGAIEVNSTRDRGCQFRISLNNSLATTSVIIVEVAQTAYAIPIEYVRTMRMVSRQDIFTIEGSQAVSFEGQPISIFWLADILQLSTVEEIPTTGISSDDFACVIVQVGSNYLALVVDLVVERLDIVLKPQSKLVRNIRGILGATILDNGNVCMVLSPPGLIEGLKNTSVAPKRIEQKSKKQLLLVEDSIIIRTQMKRLLQGANYEVAIAVDGAEGFQKLQQGNFDAVVSDVEMPNMNGFELTTRIRQLEAYNELPIILVTTLASAEDKRRGAEAGANAYLTKGDFDQKLLLETLQRLA comes from the coding sequence ATGATTATTGAAGACGACGAACTTAGAGATTTATACAAAACTTCCAGCAGCGAACATTTGCAAAAGCTAGAAGCAGAACTAATGCAGTTAGAAAAAAATCCTCAAGATACTGCGGCTTTAGAAGAATTCTTGCGGGAAGCGCATACTTTAAAGGGCGATTCGCGAATGTTGGGCTTGAATGACATTGAAATGCTCGTTCATCAATTAGAAGATTGCCTAACTCAAGTCAAGCAGGGTGCAAGAGCGATCGATAGTCAATTATGCGATCGCCTGTATCAGGGGCTAGATGCGATCGATAAACTGGCTACCGAAGCGGTTACTGGAAAAGCGGCTAATGTCAATACTTTTGAGGTTTTAGCTGCCCTAATTGAAGCAGAATCCTATGCTGCTAATTCGGACGAGTTAGTAAGTAGCGAACCAGACTTTGGCGGTGACAGTAATACCAAGGATGCTTTGTTCGACGATAGCAACTTGTTTGCAGATGATGAGGAGTTATTTAACGAAGCTGATTGTGGCTTAGAATCGTCCGATGACAGCCCCATTTTAGAGCTAAGTTCTGTTGAAAAAACTTCACTCGTCTCGACATCAACTGCCGAACCTACTATTGCAGCAGTAGCCGATCGAGAATTACAAATTGATTCTATTCGAGTCGAACCTCGCAAGCTGGATATCTTAATGACTCAGGCAAGCGAATTAGCTGTTGCCAAACTGCGTGTATCTCGCCAAACCTTTGAAATTGAAAAAATTTTCACTCTTTGGGAAGAATGGGAACAAAATGCTCGTAGAGATCGCCAGAAGTTGGCTCGTATCGAGAAATCCTTAACTAGAGAGCAGTTGTTACCGATACAGCATCTTTTTCAAAAGACTCAAGAACGTTTTGAGTATTTCGGTAACCTGATTGAAAGCCTGAAACTTAGAGCCGACGAAGATGTCGCTAGTTTGAGTATCATTGCCGAACAGCTAGAAGCGGGGATTCAAAATTTACGTCTGTTACCATTATCGACTGTATTTAATATCTTTAACCGCATGGTTAGAGATTTAGCCAAACAGCAACAAAAACAAATTGATTTTATCGTCGAAGGTGCCGACACTAAAGCTGACAAACAAATTTTAGAAGCCATCAAAGATCCTTTGCTGCATTTAATCCGTAACGCGATCGATCACGGTATTGAAACTCCTCAAGAAAGAGAGCGAAAAGGAAAAGCACCCACTGCAACTTTACGTCTTCAGGGCAAGCGTACTGGTAACAGTATTGTTATCGAAGTTAGCGATGACGGGCGGGGGTTAGATCTCGACAGCATCAAAAAAACCGCTCTGCGTAAAGGTATACATACCGAAGCCGAGTTAGCAGCCATGAGCGAGGAACGGGTGCGATCGCTAATTTTTGCCTCTGGGTTTTCTACGCGCACTAAAGTTAGCGAACTTTCTGGACGGGGTGTTGGCTTAGATGTAGTCCGTGCCAATATCGAAAAGCTCAAAGGGGCGATTGAAGTTAATTCTACACGCGATCGCGGCTGTCAGTTTCGCATTAGTCTCAACAATAGCCTTGCTACTACCAGCGTCATCATCGTCGAAGTTGCCCAAACGGCATACGCCATACCGATAGAATATGTCCGTACCATGCGAATGGTATCGCGACAAGATATTTTCACCATCGAAGGTAGTCAAGCGGTTTCTTTTGAAGGTCAACCGATATCTATTTTTTGGTTAGCCGACATTTTGCAGCTATCCACTGTCGAAGAAATTCCAACGACTGGTATATCTAGTGATGATTTTGCTTGTGTCATCGTGCAGGTAGGAAGCAACTACTTAGCTTTGGTTGTCGATCTTGTTGTCGAACGTCTAGATATTGTTCTCAAGCCTCAAAGTAAACTAGTCCGCAACATTAGAGGTATTTTAGGGGCAACTATTTTGGACAATGGCAACGTTTGTATGGTTCTTTCTCCTCCAGGTTTGATCGAAGGGCTAAAAAATACGTCTGTCGCTCCCAAACGTATCGAACAAAAGAGCAAAAAACAGCTTTTGCTCGTCGAAGATTCGATTATTATTCGCACTCAAATGAAACGTCTGTTACAAGGTGCTAATTATGAAGTAGCTATTGCTGTAGATGGAGCAGAAGGGTTCCAAAAACTGCAACAGGGAAATTTTGATGCTGTGGTTTCTGACGTTGAAATGCCTAACATGAATGGTTTTGAACTTACGACTCGAATTCGCCAATTAGAAGCATATAACGAACTGCCAATTATTTTGGTGACTACTCTAGCATCGGCAGAAGACAAGCGACGTGGTGCTGAAGCAGGGGCAAATGCTTATTTAACTAAAGGTGATTTTGACCAAAAGCTGTTGCTCGAAACTCTTCAAAGACTCGCATAA
- a CDS encoding response regulator, with protein sequence MSQIKVLLVEDSAVAMSIYENMLASSPHIEVVGKAANGKEGMALIPQVKPDVICTDLQMPQMDGYEFIKQVMAAYPVPILVLSNAVQKTDVDNIYAAMKAGAVDIMAKPAGNNDSEAVQKELITKIRVLATKKVSAKPLS encoded by the coding sequence ATGTCTCAAATTAAAGTTTTATTAGTTGAAGATTCTGCTGTTGCCATGAGCATTTACGAAAACATGCTCGCTTCTTCTCCCCATATTGAGGTGGTAGGCAAAGCAGCAAATGGTAAAGAAGGAATGGCTTTAATTCCTCAAGTTAAGCCCGATGTAATTTGTACTGACTTACAAATGCCCCAAATGGATGGTTATGAATTTATCAAACAGGTAATGGCAGCATATCCCGTACCTATTCTAGTTTTAAGCAACGCCGTCCAAAAAACTGATGTTGATAATATTTATGCAGCTATGAAGGCAGGGGCAGTAGATATAATGGCTAAACCCGCAGGTAATAATGACTCCGAAGCTGTTCAAAAAGAGTTGATTACCAAAATTAGAGTACTAGCTACTAAAAAAGTATCTGCCAAACCGCTTTCATAA
- the cheB gene encoding chemotaxis-specific protein-glutamate methyltransferase CheB → MIELPIKVLLVEDSPVALSILQKILKSSSDIEVVGTATNGEKALELIPQLQPRVICTDLYMKKMDGLEFTKQVMSKHPRPILVISNAVAEQDSDNVFQLLQAGAIDVFPKPTTGLISDYEKIGTKLVNKLKLIAGVKVFTKRSMLISAPTLPSILVRETTSAKTEYQSTTRIKAIAIGASTGGPQALQKILALLPKNLFVPVFCTQHISPGFLKGLVDWLAVKCQLPLKIAVAGQYPNPGTVYFAPEGNHLELNSGGKFVCSDRSKVDGHCPSVTANFKSVAQYYGKHAVGILLTGMGRDGAAGMQAISQAGGTTIAQDEKTCIVFGMPKEAIALNAAQYVLPLPKIAPFLLDKVLKNS, encoded by the coding sequence ATGATCGAATTACCAATTAAAGTTTTATTGGTTGAAGATTCTCCAGTAGCTCTAAGTATATTGCAAAAAATACTTAAATCTTCTTCAGATATAGAGGTTGTCGGTACTGCAACTAATGGCGAGAAAGCATTGGAATTGATTCCCCAACTTCAGCCTAGAGTCATTTGTACCGACCTGTATATGAAAAAAATGGATGGTTTGGAATTTACCAAGCAGGTAATGTCAAAACATCCCCGTCCAATTTTAGTAATTAGCAATGCTGTAGCGGAACAAGATAGCGATAACGTTTTCCAACTTTTACAGGCAGGCGCGATCGATGTGTTTCCCAAGCCAACTACAGGTTTAATTTCTGACTACGAAAAAATTGGAACTAAGCTAGTTAATAAACTGAAGCTCATTGCCGGGGTCAAAGTTTTTACCAAGCGATCGATGCTTATTAGTGCGCCAACGCTGCCATCTATACTCGTTAGAGAAACAACTTCTGCTAAAACTGAATATCAAAGCACTACACGAATTAAAGCGATCGCCATTGGTGCTTCTACTGGTGGACCTCAAGCTTTACAAAAAATCTTGGCTTTACTACCTAAAAATCTATTTGTTCCAGTGTTTTGTACCCAGCACATTAGTCCTGGTTTCTTAAAAGGACTTGTTGACTGGTTGGCAGTCAAATGTCAGCTACCGCTAAAAATTGCTGTAGCGGGGCAATATCCCAACCCTGGAACTGTCTACTTCGCACCAGAAGGCAATCATTTAGAGCTAAATTCTGGTGGTAAATTTGTTTGTTCCGATCGAAGCAAAGTTGACGGTCACTGCCCTTCTGTTACCGCTAATTTTAAATCTGTAGCCCAATATTATGGCAAACATGCGGTAGGCATTTTACTAACTGGCATGGGTCGAGATGGTGCAGCAGGAATGCAGGCAATAAGTCAGGCAGGAGGTACAACTATCGCCCAAGATGAAAAAACCTGTATTGTTTTTGGCATGCCCAAAGAAGCGATCGCTTTAAATGCGGCACAATATGTTTTGCCTCTCCCAAAAATTGCGCCTTTTTTATTAGACAAGGTTTTAAAAAATAGTTAA
- a CDS encoding protein-glutamate O-methyltransferase CheR, with the protein MISSTEFALTNLFDLFVTSICQYTGLVVKPEDRHKVARGLLQRVVMLNFKTPEAYYQYLVPKSFKNNFEWHQIISFITNNESYFFRDRSQIELLKTIVLPEIISRNQKDKKLRICSAGCSTGEEPYTLAIVLKELLPNHKQWNCKILGIDIDELALQKARSGIYPEWSFRGVEREIKQKYFHKNNQSYYLNSEFKNMVDFSQVNLVEDNFSQPRLNLRNIDLLICRNVFIYFNNDAIAKVINKFYDSLEPLGYLVTGHTEIAIQNVSKFHIRVFKESIVYQRPQTETKASVHSNSAESTKKANFELTKINSDRNNNLFTRQSLNSKPKINSGNHNCSTTNLASKTTDIKAILQKTNCSIQQKKYELALTELEKVIALEPNNIEAYNQIAKISVELREHTKAIEYCQKILQIEPLAVFPHYLLAQIEEEKGNIVAAKMLLKKVIYLEPLYANAYLDLSQIYQIEGDRQRAKEMQQAGLKILKKTSAKSEVENNN; encoded by the coding sequence ATGATTTCTAGTACAGAATTTGCGTTAACTAATTTGTTCGATCTCTTTGTGACTTCGATATGTCAATATACGGGATTGGTTGTAAAACCCGAAGATCGCCATAAGGTAGCTAGAGGTCTTTTACAAAGGGTCGTAATGTTAAACTTCAAAACTCCAGAAGCATACTATCAGTATTTAGTCCCCAAGTCTTTTAAAAATAATTTTGAATGGCATCAAATAATTAGTTTTATAACTAATAACGAAAGCTATTTTTTTCGCGATCGTTCTCAAATAGAGCTTTTAAAAACTATTGTTTTACCAGAAATAATCAGCCGCAATCAAAAAGATAAAAAGCTGCGAATTTGTAGCGCAGGATGCTCTACTGGTGAAGAACCTTATACCTTAGCAATTGTTTTAAAAGAATTGCTACCTAACCATAAGCAATGGAATTGTAAAATTTTAGGTATAGATATTGACGAACTAGCATTGCAAAAAGCTAGATCGGGCATATATCCTGAATGGTCTTTTAGAGGGGTAGAAAGAGAGATAAAGCAAAAATATTTTCATAAAAATAATCAGAGTTATTACCTCAATTCCGAGTTTAAAAATATGGTTGATTTTTCTCAAGTAAATCTGGTGGAAGACAATTTTAGTCAACCCAGGCTTAATTTAAGAAACATCGATCTATTAATCTGTCGTAACGTATTTATTTACTTTAATAACGATGCAATCGCCAAGGTAATAAACAAATTTTATGATAGTCTAGAACCTCTGGGATATTTAGTTACTGGACATACAGAAATTGCTATTCAAAACGTTAGTAAATTTCATATTCGAGTATTTAAAGAATCAATTGTCTATCAACGTCCTCAAACTGAAACCAAAGCAAGCGTGCATTCTAATAGTGCCGAATCTACAAAAAAAGCCAACTTTGAACTAACAAAAATAAATAGCGATCGAAACAATAATTTGTTTACGAGACAATCTCTAAATTCAAAACCTAAAATAAATAGCGGAAATCATAATTGTTCGACAACTAATCTCGCTTCTAAAACGACCGATATTAAAGCTATACTTCAAAAAACCAATTGTTCGATCCAACAAAAAAAATACGAGCTGGCTCTTACTGAATTAGAAAAAGTTATTGCTCTAGAGCCAAACAATATAGAAGCCTATAACCAAATAGCAAAAATTAGCGTCGAGCTTCGCGAGCATACTAAAGCCATAGAATATTGTCAGAAAATTTTACAAATAGAGCCTTTAGCAGTTTTTCCTCATTATCTGCTCGCTCAAATTGAAGAAGAAAAAGGAAATATAGTAGCAGCTAAAATGCTATTAAAGAAAGTCATTTATTTAGAGCCACTGTATGCAAATGCTTATTTAGATTTAAGCCAAATCTATCAAATTGAAGGAGATCGCCAGCGAGCCAAAGAAATGCAGCAGGCGGGTTTGAAGATTTTGAAAAAAACATCTGCCAAAAGTGAAGTTGAAAATAATAATTAA